The genomic stretch GCGCGGCGCGAGCGCCATGGCCGTGCACTACTGCGGGCTGTGCCGCCGCAGCGCCTTCACGGGCCGCCGGCACCGGTACAGCGCGGGGCATCGCCGGCGGCTGCGGGAGGCgctggcccagctgcaggaggcgacggcggcggcgcgggcggcggccgcCGAGGCCGATGGGGCCGGGGCCGTGCGGCGCTACGACCCGGCGGAGCACGATGGGCGCGTGTGGTGCCCGTGCTGCGGGCGCGGCGTGCGGCGGCacgggcggcgcggcgggctGGCGCTGCTGCACGCCGGGCTGCTGCGGCACTTGGCCGGGTGCGTGGACAGGAACGGGGCGGGCTGATGCTGCTGCGTGCCGGGCTCTTGTGGCGCTTGGCCGGGTGCGGGCGGTGCTGACGGTGTCCCGCAGGCCCGAGCACCGCCGGGAGACGGCGCGGTTCTGGCGGGAGAACCGGGCGGAGGCGGCGCTGCGGGAGCGGTGCCTGGTGCCCGCCGAGGAGTACGAGCGCTTCGCgcaggctctggagcaggcGCTGGCCGAGCACCAGCGACGGGAGGAGGAGCGCATCCTCCAGGTACCTTCGGTCACGTCCCCGCACCGGCCCCGGCCTCCGCTGGCCCCGCCTCACCGCTGTATCCCCGCAGATGGCGGCTGACATCCGGGAGGCCGAGCGCCGGCAGCGAGAGACGGTACGAGCCGCGCTGCAGGTCGGTGAGCTGtatcctgccctggctgcaccccggcggggagcgggcgcTGCACCGCGCACCACCGGCACCCGGGAGGGGCGAGGGGCGCCTGGATGGGGGCTGTGCTCAGTACCAGAAATATTGTTCCTTTTTCCTGAATTACACTCAGCTTCAACCAGAGCCAGAACTCTCTGCAGGGCCTTCTGTCTGCAGGCTCCCCGCGGGACCTGAACGGTGAGCACCACTTTCTTCAGCAGTGACTTATGCATGCTTGAGCACGGGGAGTTTGACGCTGTCATTACCAGGGTCTTGCAAAGCTTTCGCAAGCTTCTGTATGCACTACAGTAAGAGCTGGCCTCTTATTTCAGGGACAGCTCTTGTGGTGCAGAACAGCCTGGTCCGAGCGGAATGAAGACAGGACCTGATTTAGCCTGGATGGAATCAAGCAAGGTTCTGACCTTCATTGGCCACCAGGTAGGGGTGACTGGCTAGCGAATGTGACTTCGATTTAACTGCAAGTCACCTACAGCACGTCACAACGCAGAACAAGAGGTGGTCTCCATgacaaaaagaaacactttGTGGATTTGGGCGAGCAGCTAGCCTAGTTTCAGTTACCCAGGTTTAACTTTCATTAAGCAAACATTCTTTAATatgctgtggggaaaaaaaccaaactctcTTTTAAAGAAGAGACGAactttcctctgcctttttctaATAGAACTTGATTCTGGAAGGGAATGAAGGCAATGCTCTTCTGCTCAGAAATACTCCTAAACACAAGATTCTCATAAGCATTTTATGTTCCCGTTAAcaggaaacagaagggaaaggaaatgtccACACAGGTAAGTGCACCTGCATCATGACTCACCAGGCTGCTACCTCATGGCTTGCAAATGTCACAGGGATAACTCCAGTTTTGAAGCAGTTGCAGCATAACCAGAAGGTAGCCATAGCCACTCTTGGCAATATTTGACATACTAGAGAAGAAAACACATCAGCACAGTAAAAACTgttgatgctgctgctgtggggagtgTATGATTTGGGGTGTGATCTGCCATGTCCAGCTCTTTTTTCTCAGAACACCCAGAGTTCACTTGGTCACTTGCTTGGTAGCACGAGCAGCAGACAGGGGGAAGAGggaacatttttattctgtcaCAGTTTAGGGTAACTTCAGTGGCTAAGTAAATATTCCCTGTGACTTCTAGGAGCAAAACCTCCGTGGCTAACAGAGGAAGAAGATGGAAGTAAACAAATTGGACCTTCCTATGAGGAATTTCTCAAACACAGTGAGCAGCTTGCACATCTTTTAGTTAACTTTACAGTCACTTTAACATGCTAGAGAACCAAAAGAAATTTGCAAAACTTTTGCTGAACAAAGTATTTGGGCTTTTGGGCAACTTGATCTAGGGGAAAGTATCCCCATACATGCTACAGGGGGTTGCAGCAATGTGATCcttaagctcccttccaacccagaccactctacaattattttttttccagaggagaagcagaagctgaaaaagCTCCCAGTGGAACGTGTTGGTGCCAACTTTGACCACACCTCTCAGACAAGTGACAGCTGGCTGCCTTCCTTTGGGCGCGTGTGGAAtcatggcaggaggtggcagtcCCGGTGAGCTTCAGCGCAGCACAGATGGGTGCCGGGGCAGagtgtggggctgctgcccatGCAAGCTATTCATGGAGCAGGCTCTGAGGGAGCAGCAAGCATAACTAGACATCCTTCCATACGAGTTACACTACACAATGCTTAATCCAGGCAGAGTATCATTCTtgtcctggagcagcaccaCGGCCTGCGAGGAAGCGTGCTCATGGCTGCAAAGCCTGCACACATGAAGGCATCTgccttgttttgtttggctCACCTTTTGATCCACTTACTGTCCCACTGGTGCCTTTTAATGTGCCAGAACTCTCTGTCAGCTAGCTGGAGCTACCACTGCCTGAGGTAACAAAAACACTGGGGGAGCTTCCATGCTAGAACACTACACACAGcacttttcttactttttcaAGAAGTGTTCATTATCTCTGTCTAAAGGCTACTGCAGTCTGACTTCTGTGCTCTCTTTCAGGCATCAGTTTAGAACTGAAtcaggggaaaagaaggaaaaaaggtgaTCAGATGAGGAACACCagacacccagctctgctgtggaaagGCTGACTGTAGATGGCTGCAGTTTTGTTGCTGACTGTCCTGTAAGGCATCTGAGCATCACATCTAAAGCCACACAGTCAGGTCCTGCCAGCAAGGACAGGCTCCTGTGGATGCCTTATCTTCCCTGTCAGAAAGCCTACTCTGTACAGCAAGCAATGCCAGTGGCCTATGCTGAAATGGCACATCCTGctaaaggaagaatttttggtgaaataaactttttttttaaatgcctctcTGTAGACCAACTGAAACTCAATTCAAATGCAGGGCCCACCCTGCAGGCAACTAATGCCAGGTGTTTGATAATTTCATTCAAACTTATAttgctttccttcattttaacATTTATCCTTTACACTGTCTAACAtcactggctgctgcaggtgatgTAGAAGTTTCACTTCCCTTTCAGCAATACATTGGTGATACTAATAAAGACAAAAACTGGCTGCTACAGGACAACAGCCATAACCTCAACCAAAATCCACTATAAATAATGCATCAGAAATGAAACATACACACtgttgaaaaatgaagaaaaattataaccAATAATTTTATTGTGTGCATCTACATATGACACATTGTTGACGAAGTCACTGAAGAACCTGCAAAGCAAGAAGTCCCCAGTCAGAAATCCAGGTACAAGCAGGCTAGCACAAAGCAAACAGTCTGACAGTTTTATCCCAGCAGGAACACTTGGCCATGGTGCcatgtgggagctgggaggacAAGTGCCCATttgccctgcagcccacagagagGGGAACAAATGATGCTTTCCCCATCCAGTGAGCACAGggacaaaatgagaaatttaattataatttaattcTGGAATGCTGATGTTTCCAGTAATGTTCCCCAAGGAAGTTGCTAAGGATGTGAGCAAAATACTCTCTAGAAGAACAGCCCACCACAGGCATGTGGAAGCTGCCCATTACACattgcacagctcagctcccagctcaccTCCCTACGCgtcctcccctgcagcaggcGCGTCTCCACCTTTCGTGTTCCGGGTGTAAATCACCTGGGCTCGGTGCTTGGACACCAGTTTGATCAACcctgtggaaaaacaaaattacatcAGTGTGCATGTACTGACGGATGCCAGGGATGCTGAGGTCCCTCCTAGGGAGGCAGGGCAATGTACAAAAGGCAATAATAGGGGGTAGCAGCTTATGCAAGTCTTTTGTTGCCGTCTGGCTGCAGTTACATCACAGCCCATCCTTTTGGCAACGTTTTTCTTAGTACAGCAATGCCTGTATGCAACCAACTGCTGCTCCATACTTTGGAGCACTTCTGAAATGCAAGTTAAGGCAGTGGCTCTCCAAAAACAATTTATGCATGGGACAGTTCAGATGCTGCAGGAAGGCTGCTGGGCAAGCAAGGAAAACCAAACAGTCAATTCAAGcagctttctgtttttttttttatttccgAGTGCTCACCTTTgctgaggagctcctggagggCAGCCCGAGCCAGGGAGCCTCGAATCTTCAGCCTTTCTGAGACAACTGCAGGTGTGATGAGCTTGTAGTTGGGCACTTCTTTGCACAGTTTGTCATAAGTGGCCTTGTCAAACAGGACAAGGTTGTTCAACTTGTCTCTCACTTTCCCCTTGGACCACTTCTacttgaaaagagagaaaaaacaatacCCCCCTAAGCAATCTTGTAAGCAACAACAAAAGGTGGAACTAAACGATGCCCCAAGAACTGCACCATCGAACGTTTCCGTATCGCATCCCAAACTAAAAGCCTAGTGAGATGCCCAAAATTGCCTCTGTAAATTAACGTCCTACGGATATTACCTGCAGTATCTAAAAACAAGAGGACTAAAGCCCCCTGTTACTCAGGTTTAACACTGTTATGTACAACTTGCTGGCAGACGAAGAGCGGGCTCCTTTAACAACCGGATGCCGGCCCCgcctgcccctgctctggggcccGGCCGCGCCACACGCGCCAGGCCCGGGATCCCGCGCGCTGAGCCCTCCGGCCCGCCGGCTCCCACCTTCTTCTTGGCTTTGCCGCCGGACTTGTTGACCGGGTCCTTGTCCTTCTTGGCGGACTTGCCCGcgtccttcttcttcttgtcgTCTTTGGGCGGCTGCGAGGGGGTGAGAAGGATGGGGGGGTGAGCGGCGAGGCTCGGGGTCGGCCCCCCGGGCACCTCGCAGGGCTTCCCGCCGCGCTCACGGAGCCGCCAGCGCCCCTcgggcggcccggcccggcccgccgcccgccccccgGCTCGGGCCCGCTCACCATGATGCGGCCGCAGCTGCTCCGCAAGATGTCGGCGAGAAAGGAAGGGCGCGGCGTGGGGcgggggcgggcccggggccgctGCGTCActgccggggcgggcggggcgggcccggggccgctGCGTCACTGCCGGGGCGGTGGCGCTGCCTTtgccggggcgggcgggccgggACTCGGCGCCATGGCGATTTTCAGCGTCTACGTGGTCAACAAGGCCGGCGGTCTCATCTACCAGCTGGACCACTACGCGCCCCGCTCCGACACCGAGAAGACGTTCAGCTTCCCGCTCGATCTCGTCCTGCGTCCGCACGACGAGCGCGTCGTCGTCGCCTTCGGGCAGCGGGACGGCATCCGCGGTGCGGCGGGTGGGaagggccgggcggggccgggcttACTGACGGACTGACTGACCGACTGAGTGACTGACGGACTGGCTGTCTGTCTGACTGACGCCgccgcgctgtccccgcagtgGGTCACGCCGTGCTCGCCATCAACGGCGCCGAGGTGAACGGTCGCTTCACGTCGGACGGGAAGGACGTGCTGGAGTTCCTGAGCAACCCCGCCAACTACCCGGTGTCCATCCGCTTCGGCCGCCACCGGCTCTCCTCCAACGAGAAGCTGATGCTGGCCTCCATGTTCCACTCGTGAGTCGGGGAGCCGTGACGGACGGGGGGCGCGGGCAGGGCGGCGAGGGGCGCTGAGGGCCTGTCCCCGCAGGCTGTTCGCCATCGGCTCACAGTTGTCACCCGAGGTTGGGAGCTCCGGGATCGAGATGCTGGAGACCGACACCTTCAAGCTGCACTGCTTCCAGACACTGACAGGTACCGGGGGAACCTAGGCACCGGCACCGCTCTGCTTCTCAGGGCTGTCTCCGTGCTTGGCCTTCCTCATGCTCCTGCCATTATGGTTCCAGGGATCAAATTCATGGTTCTTGCTGACCCAAGGCAGACAGGGATAGACGCTCTTCTCCGCAAAATCTACGAGATTTACTCAGACTTCgctctgaaaaatcctttctacTCCCTGGAGATGCCAATAAGGTAAGGAACAGCCCACTTTTAGTAACCTGGCTGCAAACCCCTCATTGCTTTCTGCCTGTACTGTAGCAAATGCACTCCTTAAGTAGCAAAATTggctgagggaaggggaaggaagctACATTACactgctgcagagagaggacacagccctgagctcttTCCAGTGCTGGTTCTGCTGGGGCAATGGGAGGTGCTCTTCCTTGGTACAAACCCTGCTGTCCTACCATATATTCAGGCCTACATAAGCAGCTTTAATCTTAACTAAGGACCAAGTCAGACCTTGACAGTAGTCATGTCATAATTTCTTGAATTTCTACTTGAAGGATGCAGAGCCAAGGATGTGGAGATCCTTTGTTAGCTTTGTTAACTCACTTCCATAGGTAGAAGTCatcccttttgcttttctgactATTTCAGGTGCGAGTTGTTTGATCAGAACTTGAAGCTTGCTCTGGAGGTGGCAGAGAAGGCTGGACCCTTTGGACCTGGATCATAGAGAAAGCCTTGCCTGTTGAGGAGATTCATTCGTCTTAAGAGCGGGGCCTTTCTCTTCCCTGGCTGGTCTCTCACAAAGCTTCCCTCTCCACAGTAGAGACTGCACATCCCCAAAACACACTTCAGTATCTCCCAAAATAGCAGTTTATCCCCTTTGTTGTGAAACTTACCTTAAAGAGATTCCTTAGCACTGTTTACATTGGGCCACAGGGCCTTACTTTGCTGTTGCAGCTCCGCTGCACTTGGCTGAAGGAGAAGGTGCAGGTCTGTGGCTTTCCCACAGtcagtgcttttctttcctgtcttaAATGTACATAGGTATTTTTCCTGTATAGCTCGAACTTACAGTCTTGCAGAGGGTTTCTGTATAGAAGTAACAAGTGTTTACTAATGAGACAAATGgctgtttgctttctgttgGTGGGGACATTGGCAACTCAAGAGGATACCtggatttgggtggttttgCTTGCACCACTCTCCATAAGACAACCAGGGCCCTTGTGACACTgctccatttttatttcagatataGAAGAAGATCATGTAATTAAGTACAAAATGTAATTCACTTCCATTTACTTAATTAAGGCTAGCTAACTACTCTTGCAAGCAAGGTACTCAGCAAAGTACCTGCATGCAGGTTCTTTACGAGTTGAATGTGCCTCTTTCAGGATCCTAAGACAGTAAATCCTTTTGGGGAA from Camarhynchus parvulus chromosome 24, STF_HiC, whole genome shotgun sequence encodes the following:
- the CCDC84 gene encoding coiled-coil domain-containing protein 84, with product MAVHYCGLCRRSAFTGRRHRYSAGHRRRLREALAQLQEATAAARAAAAEADGAGAVRRYDPAEHDGRVWCPCCGRGVRRHGRRGGLALLHAGLLRHLAGPEHRRETARFWRENRAEAALRERCLVPAEEYERFAQALEQALAEHQRREEERILQMAADIREAERRQRETVRAALQLQPEPELSAGPSVCRLPAGPERDSSCGAEQPGPSGMKTGPDLAWMESSKVLTFIGHQETEGKGNVHTGAKPPWLTEEEDGSKQIGPSYEEFLKHKEKQKLKKLPVERVGANFDHTSQTSDSWLPSFGRVWNHGRRWQSRHQFRTESGEKKEKR
- the RPS25 gene encoding 40S ribosomal protein S25, encoding MPPKDDKKKKDAGKSAKKDKDPVNKSGGKAKKKKWSKGKVRDKLNNLVLFDKATYDKLCKEVPNYKLITPAVVSERLKIRGSLARAALQELLSKGLIKLVSKHRAQVIYTRNTKGGDAPAAGEDA
- the TRAPPC4 gene encoding trafficking protein particle complex subunit 4, yielding MAIFSVYVVNKAGGLIYQLDHYAPRSDTEKTFSFPLDLVLRPHDERVVVAFGQRDGIRVGHAVLAINGAEVNGRFTSDGKDVLEFLSNPANYPVSIRFGRHRLSSNEKLMLASMFHSLFAIGSQLSPEVGSSGIEMLETDTFKLHCFQTLTGIKFMVLADPRQTGIDALLRKIYEIYSDFALKNPFYSLEMPIRCELFDQNLKLALEVAEKAGPFGPGS